The sequence tgtttagatcttctgcccattttttgatggggttgtttgtttttttggtatggagctgtagaagttgtttgtaaattttggagatcaaccccttgtcagttgattaacttaaaaagaacaaaatcccggcattcttagcaacatggatggacctaggaactatcatgctaagtgaagtcagccatacaatgagacaccaacatcaaatgctttcactgacatacagaatctgaaaaaaggacagaccgaacttctttgcagaacagatgctgtctcacagacattgaaaaacttatggtctctggaggagacagtttggggggtggggggatgtgcttaggttatgggatggaaatcctgtgaaatcagattgttatgatcattatacaactacagatatgataaattcatttgagtaataaaaaaaataaagtaaaaaaaatgtcaaagatgacacagatggaagtATATACCATGATCAAGGTTTTGAAGAATTCATACCatccaagatatatttttaaaaattaaaacaaaataatgtaactTACTATTTATAGTATCctatctggatttttaaaaaaagatttaaaaatatatatacatatgcatgtattgGCATAGTGTATTTCTAGAAGGAAACACTGGTAACTTTATGGTGGTTGACTCTGGAAAGGGGTCTCTAGAGCTAAAGTCAAAAGGAATGTACTTTCCATTATCCCtttgtataatttatatttttacatatgcatatattatgttttctgttttaaaaattttaaaaatacaggaacttggagttcccgtcgtggcgcagtggttaacgaatccgaataggaaccatgaggttgcgggttccgtccctgcccttgctcagtgggttaacgatccggcgttgccgtgagctgtggtgtaggttgcagacgccgctcggatcccgcgttgctgtggctctggcgtaggccggtggctacagctccgattcgacccctagcctgggaacctccatatgccgcgggagtggcccaaagaaatagcaaaaagacaaaaaaaaaaaaaaaaaaatacaggaacttcaatgtaaaatacaatttttttggaaaaattttaggaATGGAATATACTGGGAGCATGACACCAAAACTCAATCAAGTGACACTGTTAATCTCAACCTACTATTTAGAATAGTTTGTAGTTGTGGTTGACAGagtaaacaataaaattaaaatctaaaatctttACTTGGTCTTGAAGGCCCTCTCTCGCCTCTCTCCCACAACTCTTTccccatattcttttctttcttttttttgttttttttagagtcccacccacagcatatagagtttcccaggctaggggtccagtcggagctgcagctgccggcctaccccacagccacagcaacacaggatccgagtcatgtctgcaacctacaaccatagctcatggcaatgctggatccttaacccactgagcaagtccagggatcaaatccgaaacctcatggttactagtcggattcatttccactgcacaaaaacaggaactcctgtagatctttttttttctttctttttttttttttagggccacacttggggcacatggaggttcccaggctagaagttgcattggagctacagctgccagccaacaccacagccacaacctttCCCCATATTCTTTACTCTCGCCTCCTTACTGTTCTTGCAACACACCAAATTCAGCCCTGCCTGAGAGCCTTTGTCCTAGCTGATCCTGCTACCTGAACCCCCTTCCTCGAGATATCCATAAGGGCATATTTTCTTGTACTCCCTTCAGATTTTTGCTTAAATATCACCTTACAGAGAGGCCTTTCCCAACCTCCCTATACAAAATAGATGATGGCAGAGTGTCTTAGTTTGGGTTGCTATAAGATAATTATCATAGATCTACTGACCTCAACAACAGAattgtatttctcacagttctggaggctggggagtccaagatcaaggtgccaattGATTTGGTTCTTGATGTGGGCTTTCTTCCTggttgtgtcctcacatgacagAGGGAGTGATCACCTCTCTTATGCCTTTTCTTTTAAAGGCAGGGATCTCATTCATGAGGGatctaccctcatgacctaattatctCCGAAAGGCCCCACGTTCAAATATTGTAACATCAGGGATTAGGATTTCAGCATGAATTgaagggggacacaaacattcggTCCATAGCACAGACTAACCTCTGCTATCTCTCTGGACCCCTCTTTaccctactttatttttctttgtataacaCTTACCACCATCTGATTgtctgtataaataaataaatatatatgtatatgtgtgtgtgtgttatacatatatataaaatagaataatttatatatatataatagaataattTCTCATAAATAGATAATATTACTCAAGGTCAGGAACTTTGTCCCTTTTATTTATGACATCCCCAGTACCGAGTATAGAGCCTCAATAAATACTTCGTAAATGAAATATGAACAGTAGAAGCTTTTGAATATGGCACTGGTTTAAATTTGGAAAAGATACATAGCACACATGTTCTTACCCTTCAGTGAAACTTttaaatggtttattttctttgacaGAGCAAGAATATGATCCTGGACCAAGCCTTAAAATATATAACAGAattgaaaaggcaaaatgatgAACTCCTGCTTAACGGAGGAAACAATGAACAAGGTAAAGATTTTAGGATTcttactttttgttgtttttttttcactgtcaGGCATCTGTGTCACAGTGCAACTTTATATAAAGATACAGAAGGCTTTTTTGCCCCCAAATATTATTAAGACCTTGCATCCTGTGGGCCTGTGAGAATAGTGTTGCAAATAAATTCAAATCCTAGGtcatctcctttctcccttctttgagCAGTTCTAATCTTGTAGGCATACgtaattttgattttatactCTTTTTGTACTTCATGTTTGCTTAACTCATGATACAAATAATACTGGGTCTCCTTTATTCCAACGACTCTTCGAGCTAGGGGAATCCCATAAGAGGATGTAAGGGAGAGTCCTGCTCAGTGTAACTTAAAAAGAGATACAGATATGCCTATGCCAAGACTTAACTGAGAATTAACTCAAAAGGCTGAAACATTCAGttcataattgtttttttttagttgttatttccccaatacaattttttttttttttactgtatagcatggtgacccagttacacatacatgtacacattctattttcacacattatcatgctccatcataagtaactagacagttcccagtggccagtggtacacagcaggatctcattgctaagccattccaaaggcaatagtttgcgtctattaaccccaagctccccatccaccccactccctccccctcccccttggcaaccacaggtctattctgcaagtccatgattttcttttctgaggaaaggttcatttgtgccatattttagattccagatatgtgacatcatatggtatttgtctttctctttctgacttaattcactcagtatgagagtctctagttccatccatgttactgcaaatggcgttatttcattcttttttaggctgagtagtattcagttCATGATTGTTTACATTGCATGTAATGCTTGCATCAGACTGCCTGATCATTTAATGATACTTAATTTTAGTGGTGACTTTTTTATGCCATCAGATGAGCTCCATTTTCCCACTTGTACTGGAGAGGTTTCCTTATATCagctgaagagaaaaatattccaggCAAGTAGAAAGCTCCAAGTGGTAGGCCAATTTGAACTGGTTTATTTATGTCTCTGACAAAAGCAGAGACAGAATCTCCTGTGACAACTCCATAGGTCAccttaaaaaggagagaaacaaagaCAGGATTTGTGGAAATGGGGGCACGGGCGGGCTTTGTTTATTGGCAGATGCAAGAAGGATGTTGGAAGGCATTCCgaattcttgtttccttttagcTGGTTGACAACTCACCTCCTCCCCTCAGTTAGCTGTCTTTTATGATCCAGGTCCTGTCTTATGATGCTACCAGTCAGTTAGATACATAGTCAATGTTTGGTAAACATTTTGAGGCACCCCCAAAAAGGATGTTGAGGCTAGAGTTTTGTATATAGACTTTTCTAATGAGAGCTCCTCTGGTTTCACAGCCCAGAGTCTGAGGCAATCAAGTTATTAGGGAAAAGGGAAACCTGAAAAAATACAAGTTGCATGGGGTTCAGGAAGAGCTGAATAACTAGGCCAGGGGTTGGGGCAACACCTGAGGCCCCTTGAGTCCCCGTGTCATCATCTCTGTCGTcatcctttctttcattctttgttgtgcatctgttttctcttctcccaACAGTTTCCTCCATGTACTCACTGTCCACAGGACAGTCTTGCCCAGTAGCCAGGGCATTGGCCTTGGGAATCAGGCCTATTCGAGTCTTGGCTTCCTTTACTCGCTCAGTGACTGCTCAGTTACTTAAGCTcgctattcattcattcattcattcattcattcattcattcttaaggccacatccgtggcacatggaggctcccaggccaggggtggaatggAAACcacagccactgacctatgccacagctcacagcaacacagatccccaactcactgaggaaggccaggggtggaaccagcATCccgatggatactagtcgggttcatcaactgctaagccatgacgggattTCCAACTTAAGCTCTTTAAATCTCAGTTTCTCTATcctaaaatgaggataatcatAGCATCTTTCTGGTTAACTTTAGCCCAATCATATAACTACTCTGAACCTGTTTCTTACATCTAAAAGTGGTGATGAAAATGGGTAGTTCCCGTCTCAAGGTTGTCATGAGGATTGAGAGACAGCACTTAGAGTTATCTAAGGTAAAGCACTTAGAGTAAAGCCTGGGAAATAGTAAATGTTTGATAAGGGTTATCTgtggttgttgttattattatcatcaaaTGAGGCAGTGAATGAAAAGCGCCAGGCATATCGTAAGGGTGCAGTAAGTGAGGACAATCATCTTTATTATTTGGTCTATGATAATTGTCCTTTAATTTCTAGTCTGTGGCACATTGGCATCTTTCTTAGTTTAAATATGTCAGAAAAACAATCTGATAATCTGTCTCAGCTCCTTCTGTTGGgacagaactttttatttttttattaaagtataattaatttacaatgttgtgtcactttatgctgtacagcaaagtgacccagtcatacatacacatacattctctttcttatattatcttccatcattgtctctctaaagagactagatatagttcctttgttatacagcaggacctcattgcttatccattcgaaatgtaatattttgcatttactaacccaaaactcccaatctgtcccactccctccccctcccctttggcaaccacaggtctgagTATGATAATCTTCAGTTgaatccatgttgtttcaaatgacattatttcgttcttttttatggctgaatagtattccattgtatatgtgtaccatatcctctgtatccattcatctgttgatggacatttaaattgtttccacatcttggctattgtgaatagtgctgcaatgaacataggggtacatgtatctttttaaattatagttttgtctggatacatgcccaggagtgggattgctggatcatatagtggctctatattttagttttctgaggaacctccatactgttttccataatggttgtatcagtgtacatttctaccaacagtgtaggcaggttcccttctctccacaccctctccaggatttgttatttttaggcttattaatgatagccattctgactagtgtgagatggtacctcattgtaattttgatttggatttctctaatgtTAGTagtaattttttcatgtgcttactggccatccatatgtcttctttgaagaaatgtctatttaagtcttctgcccatttttttgattggattgtttgttttgttgttgttgagttgtatgaagtgtttttatattttggagattaagcccgtCACTGATTTaatcatttgcaactgttttctcccattccgtaggttgtcctttcttttctttctttttttttttaagggctgcatctgtggcatatggaagttctcaggctagggatcaaatcagagctatagctgccagcctacaccacaaccacagcaacaccatatctaagctgcatctgggacgtacactacagctcatggcaatgccagattgtttaacccactgagcaatgccagggattgaacccatgtcctcatggatactagttgggtttgttactggtgAGCTACACTGGGAattcctatctctctctctctctctctcttttttttttctttttagggctacatccgtggcatgtgaaagttcccaggctagggattgaattggagctatggctgccagcctataccacagcacagcaacacaggatctgagccatgtctgtgacctacaccacagctcatggcaacaccggatccttaacctactgagcaaggccagggatcaatcccgtaccttcatggatactagtcagtttcgtttctgctgagccacaacgggcactcctgtTGTAACATTTAAATGCTATTGTATTGCTGTTCAGTATTATTTTCTTAGCATGTAAATGTTATATCAGTATGTATTTCCTTGCCTCACTTGTGTAGCTCCCTATTGGGAATTTTTGAATTTGGGAATTTTGAGTCATTTTTGACCTTTGAATTAACCTTTAAAGATGCATACTTTTCAAAGGATTGGATTAGAGGTTTGAGATGCcattctaaaaagaagaaagaacttgCCTTAGAAAAGAGCTGGAGATTCTCAGTTGAAGTATTCAGAATGCTAATATTAGAATCCAGTAGTTTAAATATAGCACTTTCTTAAATTATTCTAAATATTGACATTTAGaggtaatattttcctttttgtttttgatattgtagctgaagaaataaaaaagctacGGAAACAACTGGaagaaattcaaaaagaaaatggccGATATATTGAATTACTAAAAGCCAATGACATATGTTTATACGACGACCCTACAATCCACTggaaaggaaatcttaaaaacTCAAAGGTCTCTGTTGTTATTCCCAGTGACCAGGTTCAAAAAAATATCATTGTTTATTCCAATGGGAGTCAGCCTGGTGGGAACAGCCAGGGAACAGCTGTTCAGGGGATAACCTTTAATGTTGGTCATAATTTACAAAAGCAAACTGCCAATGTGGTGCCGGTGCAGAGGACTTGCAATCTTGTGACTCCTGTGTCTATTTCTGGAGTTTACCCTTCTGAAAACAAGCCATGGCATCAGACCACAGTTTCTGCATTGGCTGCCAACCAGCCTGTTCCTCTTTGTCTTCCTGCTACCATTTCTGCTCAAAACATTCTCGAGCTTTCCACCTCCGAAAGCGAACCAAGCGTGCTTGTTGCCTCCAGCGGCTCACTGATCGCTGTTCCCGTTGGGCCTGAACCACCCCAGCATCGTTCACTGCTCACATGTCTAAATGATCAAAATTCTTCTGAAAATAAGAGCGGGCAAGAGAGCCCCAAAGTACTGAAGAAAATGGTCCCTTGTGCCACGAGCATCTCCTCTACCTGCTCAGCAGCTGCCACTAAAGGACACCATGGAAGCAAGTCCTGCCTGAGCATACAGGACTGCAGAAGTGAGTTTCAAACAATCTTCGTTGTTTCCGTGACCACCACCGtctgctcccagcctcccagaTCTGCAGGTGATTCTCGTCCAGCAAACACTGGCAAGGGTGCAGACGTGACAAGTGTTACTGCAGTGGTGGTCCCATCTGCCCCTGGGGGAGGGAAGACCACCACTGCTGTAAGCACCCTTTCTGCAAACCCTATGGACAATGGTTGGACTCTTTCTTGTTCTTTGCCTTCCTCAGCTGTTAGTGCTTCAGATTTGAAAAACATTAATAGCCTTACCCGAATTTCCTCAGCTGGAAACACACAGACGACGTGGACTACTTTGCAACTGGCAGGAAACACTATTCAGCCCTTAAGCCAGACACCGTCTTCTGCTGTGACTCCGGTATTAAATGAGTCTGGTACTAGCCCCACGACAACCAACCACAGTAGACATATGGCTACAGGCATCAACTTGAATAATTCCTGTCCTGCAGATGGGCAACCAGTTGAGCAAGTAGTTGTAACCTTGCCTTCTTATCCATCTTTACCTATGCAGCCACTGATTGCTCAGCCACAAGTTAAATCTCAGCCTCCAAAAAATATTCTTCCATTGAATTCAGCAATGCAGGTGATTCAGATGGCACAGCCAGTTGGGTCGACTGTTAACGCAGCTCCAGCTAATCAAAATGTTATCATTCTTCAGCCACCCAGCACCACCCCATGCCCAGCAGTGATGAGGGCAGAGGTTCCCAACCAAACAGTAGGTCAGCAGATAGTAATCATACAGGCAGCTAACCAGAATCCTTTGCCACTCCTTTCAGCTCCACCTCCTGGTTCTGTTCGACTCCCTGTCAATGGAGCCACTGCTATAATAGGGTCTAATAGCTCTGTGCAAAATGTTTCAACCCCACAGACTTTTGGAGGAAAGCATCTTGTCCACATACTACCAAGATCTTCATCTTTATCAACGTCTAATTCAACACCAACTTTTTCTGTTACCATGTCGAACCAACAGCAGCCTCAAACCATTTCCCTAAATGGACAGTTCTTTGCTTTGCAGCCCGTGATGTCTTCATCAGGAACTACAAGTCAAGCCCCTATGCAAATTATTCAACCCACCACCAGCGAAGATCCAAACACCAATGTTGCCCTGAATACATTTGGCGCTTTGGCCAGCCTCAATCAAAGCATATCACAGATGGCTGGGCAAAGCTGTGTACAACTGCCTGTTAGCCAGCCTGGCAATCCTCAAACTGCTGCAAACAGTCAAACCACCCCAGCTAGCTGTGTTTCGTTAACAACGACTGTAGCACCTCCTCTGACAACAGATAGTTTAGTCACACAACCCAGTACTTATAATCTCGTGACCACTCCCTCAATGAACACTGTAGCTTGTTTGCCTAACGGAAGGTCAAAAAGGTTAAACAAGAAGCCGGGTGTCAAGAAACACTCAGCTGCTAACAAGTCAGCCTGCCCCCTGAATGCAGTTGGAGATGCAGGCAAGTTAGACTGCCCCAGCACCGAAGGCCCTGCAGAGCCGTCATGTCATGATGGCCTTCTGGACGGCCTCCCTGTTGTGTTACCATCTGTCACAGTGTCGCAGGTCGACAGTGTAAGTGTTTCTGGTTCACATTCTTTGGACATTCTGAATTCCGAATCAGTGATGCCTGAATCTGTACCCAAATCTAGGTCAGCAGAAGAGTCTGGCCTTCCCTCCCAAGACTCTGTCACAAGTGAACATTTTACAATGGCCCCAGCAAAATCCAAAGATTCTCTCCCTGTTTTGCAACGAGAGACATCTCAGGATAAGCCACCAACTAGTTTGGCATTGCCAGATGCTACCAAATCCTGTACATCAGCCAATGTGTTGATTTCGTCTGCAAAGGATCCCCACATTTTGGTTTCTCAGGTTTCTGATTTGTCATCTACCACGAGCACTGCAAGCACTGGCTGTGTTTCTGAGGTAGAAATCATTGCCGAACCTTGCAGAGTTGAGCAGGATTCATCAGATACAGTTCCAGCCACAGGTCTCTTAAAGGGGCAGGGTTTAACTGCATTGCTGTCTGGTCTTGCTAAAGAAAAAGATCCTCAAAAATCCTCTCTTTCAGTCCAGGTGGACCATCCTGACTTTGCTTCAGAAAATTCTAAAATCGTGGATTCAAGTGTTGATTTACATCCCAAGCAGGAGCTGTTACTGATGAGCAGTGACGATAGAGACCCAGGCCCGCATCCTCCCTGCATTCCCGATCAGGAGGTTGTCAACGGGTCTTTGCTCACCAGCAGGCAGGCTGACTCTCCCATGTCGACTAGCTCTGGTAGTAGTCGTAGTTTCTCAGTTGCATCCATGCTTCCTGAAACAACCAGAGAGGATGTTGCCAGCAGTGCAACGACTAATACGTGTGACGGCTGTACTTTTGTAGAGCAAACTGACATAGTCGCTCTTGCAGCCAGAGCTATTTTTGAGCAGGAGAACCTTGAGAAGGGAAGGGCTGGCACCCAGGCTGATATAAGGGAAGTTACTTCAAAGCCTTCCGAAGCATCCTCAATAGAGGGAGACCAGACTTTCAAAACACAGACATCTAAAGAGAATGGCCCAGGACGGACAGAAGCAACAGCCAATGAATTTAATTCTCAGGATTCGATTGAAGCCACTGTGGATAGGCCCCTTGAAAAACCAAGTTGTTCCGTAGGAATCAAAACATCAAATACTTCTTTACAGGTTTCAGCTTCTCAGCCACCAAGCATCACCAGTTTAAGTGTGAACAATCTTATTCATCAGAGCAGCATCAGCCATCCTCTGGTCAGCTGCACGGGTTTATCTCAGACTTCAGAGCAAACAGCTGTTCCTGTAACAGTTAATCTGACAGTTTCTTCTAGCTCCTATGGCAGCCAGCCTCCCGGACCATCTCTGATGACCGAATACTCTCAAGAACAGCTAAATACGTTGGCTGGTACCATATCAAATCCACAGATTCCAGAGCCACTCTTGAAGCCAAGTCATGAAAGCCGTAAAGACTCTGCTAAGCGTGCTGTCCAAGATGACCTTTTACTGTCTTCAGCTAAACGTCAGAAGCACTGTCAGCCAGCCCCCCTCCGGCTTGAAGGTCTGTCCCTGATGAGCCGGACTCCAGATAGCATTTCCGATCAAACTCAAATGATGGTCGGTCAGATCCCCCCTAACTCTTCAAACCCAGTCGTGTCTGTGTCTCTGAGCAACCCAGCACATGGAGATGGCCTTACACGATTATTTCCACCAAGTAACAACTTTGTGGCCCCTGCATTGAGGCAAACTGAGGTTCAGTGCAGTTCTCAGCCTTCTGTTGCTGAACAGCAGCAAACTCAGGCCAACCAACATCTCCAGGCCTTGCAGCAGCATGTTCCAGCTCAAGGGGTGCCTCACCTGCATAGCAACCATCTCTActtaaagcagcagcagcagcagcagcagcagcagcagcagcagcagcagcagcagcagcagcagcagcagcagcagcaggcagggCAGCTCCGAGAGAGGCATCACTTATATCAACTGCAGCATCATGTGCCACATGCAGAAAGCTCTGTCCACTCTCAGCCCCATAACGTCCACCAACAGAGAACTCTGCAACAGGAAgttcagatgcagaaaaagaggaATCTTGTTCAGGGCACCCAGGCCTCTCAGCTTTCTTTACAACCCAAGCACCATGGAACTGACCAGGCCCGACCCAAGAGCAGTCAACCACACCCCCACCATCAGCAGATGCAGCAGCAGATGCAGCAACACTTTGGAAGCTCCCAGCCAGAGAAGAGTTGTGAAAACCCCTCAACTAGCCGGAACCATCATAACCATCCCCAGAACCATCTCAATCAAGATATTATGCACCCGCAGCAGGATGTGGGAAGCCGGCAGCAAGGTTCAGGGGTTTCTTCTGAACATGTATCTGGGCATAATCCAATGCAGAGGCTTTTGACCTCGAGGGGCATAGAGCAGCAAATGGTGTCCCAACCGAGTATTGTGACGAGACCTTCAGACATGACCTGTACGCCACACAGGCCAGAGAGAAACAGAGTTTCAAGTTACTCCGCAGAGGCACTTATTGGAAAGACATCTTCTAATTCAGAGCAGAGAATGGGTATATCAATTCAGGGTTCCAGAGTTTCAGATCAGCTTGAGATGAGAAGCTACCTTGATGTTCCTAGAAATAAAAGTTTGGCCATTCATAATATGCAGGGTCGTGTGGACCACAGTGTTGCCTCAGATATCCGCCTCTCTGACTGTCAGACATTTAAACCAAGTGGAGCCAGTCAGCAGCCCCAGAGTAATTTTGAAGTACAGTCttcaagaaataatgaaattgggAACCCTGTATCATCCTTGAGGGGTATGCAATCCCAGGCTTTTCGAATAGGTCAAAACCCTGGTCCGCCACCAATTGACCGCCAAAAGAGATTACCCTATCCACCAGTTCAGAGCATCCCAACAGGAAATGCTCTCCCACCAAGGGACAGTGAAAATACATGTCACCAAAGTTTCATGCAGAGTTTACTTGCCCCTCACGTTGGTGATCAGGTCATTGGGAGTCAGAGATCACTCTCGGAACATCAGAGGAATACACAGTGTGGCCCTTCCTCTGCAATCGAATATAATTGTCCCCCAGCTCATGAAAGTGTCCACATtagaagagagagtgagagtcAGAACAGGGAGAGTTGTGACATGTCCCTAGGTGCAATTAACACCAGGAACAGCACCTTGACTATTCCTTTTTCAAGTTCTTCTTCCTCAGGAGATATTCAAGGTCGAAACACAAGCCCCAATGTTTCGGTACAGAAATCCAATTCCATGAGGATTACTGACAGTCATGGCACCAAGGGCCACATGAATCCTCCCGTCACAACCAACATGCATGGGGTTGCAAGGCCAGCTTTGCCGCATCCGTCTGTGTCTCATGGAAATGCTGACCAAGGGCCTCCGGTACGGCAGACTAATTCTTCAGTCCCCCAGCGATCAAGGCATCCCTTACAAGACAGCAGTGGTTCCAAAATTCGTCAACCTGAAAGGACCCGCTCTGGAAACCAAAGACATAGTAACGTCTTTGATCCAAGTCTTCCCCATCTTCCTCTGGCCACCAGTGGCAGTATGATTCTTGGACGCCAGCAACCCCCTGCGGAAAAGAGAGGGAGCATTGTTCGCTTCATGC is a genomic window of Sus scrofa isolate TJ Tabasco breed Duroc chromosome 13, Sscrofa11.1, whole genome shotgun sequence containing:
- the USF3 gene encoding basic helix-loop-helix domain-containing protein USF3 isoform X2, with protein sequence MDFSLYLVERHRKKKINAGINRIGELIPCSPALKQSKNMILDQALKYITELKRQNDELLLNGGNNEQAEEIKKLRKQLEEIQKENGRYIELLKANDICLYDDPTIHWKGNLKNSKVSVVIPSDQVQKNIIVYSNGSQPGGNSQGTAVQGITFNVGHNLQKQTANVVPVQRTCNLVTPVSISGVYPSENKPWHQTTVSALAANQPVPLCLPATISAQNILELSTSESEPSVLVASSGSLIAVPVGPEPPQHRSLLTCLNDQNSSENKSGQESPKVLKKMVPCATSISSTCSAAATKGHHGSKSCLSIQDCRSEFQTIFVVSVTTTVCSQPPRSAGDSRPANTGKGADVTSVTAVVVPSAPGGGKTTTAVSTLSANPMDNGWTLSCSLPSSAVSASDLKNINSLTRISSAGNTQTTWTTLQLAGNTIQPLSQTPSSAVTPVLNESGTSPTTTNHSRHMATGINLNNSCPADGQPVEQVVVTLPSYPSLPMQPLIAQPQVKSQPPKNILPLNSAMQVIQMAQPVGSTVNAAPANQNVIILQPPSTTPCPAVMRAEVPNQTVGQQIVIIQAANQNPLPLLSAPPPGSVRLPVNGATAIIGSNSSVQNVSTPQTFGGKHLVHILPRSSSLSTSNSTPTFSVTMSNQQQPQTISLNGQFFALQPVMSSSGTTSQAPMQIIQPTTSEDPNTNVALNTFGALASLNQSISQMAGQSCVQLPVSQPGNPQTAANSQTTPASCVSLTTTVAPPLTTDSLVTQPSTYNLVTTPSMNTVACLPNGRSKRLNKKPGVKKHSAANKSACPLNAVGDAGKLDCPSTEGPAEPSCHDGLLDGLPVVLPSVTVSQVDSVSVSGSHSLDILNSESVMPESVPKSRSAEESGLPSQDSVTSEHFTMAPAKSKDSLPVLQRETSQDKPPTSLALPDATKSCTSANVLISSAKDPHILVSQVSDLSSTTSTASTGCVSEVEIIAEPCRVEQDSSDTVPATGLLKGQGLTALLSGLAKEKDPQKSSLSVQVDHPDFASENSKIVDSSVDLHPKQELLLMSSDDRDPGPHPPCIPDQEVVNGSLLTSRQADSPMSTSSGSSRSFSVASMLPETTREDVASSATTNTCDGCTFVEQTDIVALAARAIFEQENLEKGRAGTQADIREVTSKPSEASSIEGDQTFKTQTSKENGPGRTEATANEFNSQDSIEATVDRPLEKPSCSVGIKTSNTSLQVSASQPPSITSLSVNNLIHQSSISHPLVSCTGLSQTSEQTAVPVTVNLTVSSSSYGSQPPGPSLMTEYSQEQLNTLAGTISNPQIPEPLLKPSHESRKDSAKRAVQDDLLLSSAKRQKHCQPAPLRLEGLSLMSRTPDSISDQTQMMVGQIPPNSSNPVVSVSLSNPAHGDGLTRLFPPSNNFVAPALRQTEVQCSSQPSVAEQQQTQANQHLQALQQHVPAQGVPHLHSNHLYLKQQQQQQQQQQQQQQQQQQQQQQQQAGQLRERHHLYQLQHHVPHAESSVHSQPHNVHQQRTLQQEVQMQKKRNLVQGTQASQLSLQPKHHGTDQARPKSSQPHPHHQQMQQQMQQHFGSSQPEKSCENPSTSRNHHNHPQNHLNQDIMHPQQDVGSRQQGSGVSSEHVSGHNPMQRLLTSRGIEQQMVSQPSIVTRPSDMTCTPHRPERNRVSSYSAEALIGKTSSNSEQRMGISIQGSRVSDQLEMRSYLDVPRNKSLAIHNMQGRVDHSVASDIRLSDCQTFKPSGASQQPQSNFEVQSSRNNEIGNPVSSLRGMQSQAFRIGQNPGPPPIDRQKRLPYPPVQSIPTGNALPPRDSENTCHQSFMQSLLAPHVGDQVIGSQRSLSEHQRNTQCGPSSAIEYNCPPAHESVHIRRESESQNRESCDMSLGAINTRNSTLTIPFSSSSSSGDIQGRNTSPNVSVQKSNSMRITDSHGTKGHMNPPVTTNMHGVARPALPHPSVSHGNADQGPPVRQTNSSVPQRSRHPLQDSSGSKIRQPERTRSGNQRHSNVFDPSLPHLPLATSGSMILGRQQPPAEKRGSIVRFMPESPQVPNDNAAPDQHTLSQNFGFPFIPEGGMNPPINANTSFIPQVTQPSATRTPALIPVDPQNTLPSFYPPYSPAHPTLSNDISIPYFSNQMFSNPSTEKVNSGSLNNRFGSILSPPRPVGFAQPSFPLLPDMPPMHMTNSHLSNFNMTSLFPEIATALPDGSAMSPLLTIANSSASDSSKQSSNRPAHNISHILGHDCSSAV